GACTGCCCCGAGGCGGCTTCGATTCTCCTTGAACGCGGTGACGCTCACGTTGTTGATGAGCAGGCTCCACCCGAGAAGGTCGGCCTGCACGTCGACTTCGGTTTGTGCACTCACCACCGCTCTCGTGTTCTTGGTGAGCGCGGGATGGGCGGGGATGGTGAACGTCACGACTCTCGTGTCGCCGTGCTCTCTGAGCTTCAGGGGTTGATCAGCTGCAACGACGAAGTTCCCCACGGTGACTGGCACAGGAGCCTCCCTGTCTCCGCCCGGGGCGCCGTGCCTCGGGTTCGACAGACAGAGATCGGACGCACACGCGTGATACACGCCGGTTGAGCCCATGTGTCCCTGAAGTGTGAGCGGCAGGACCACGCCGGCCTGGCAGGGACGCGAAGGTGCAGCAGGGCCGCGTCGACGTCGTCGGAGGGACCTCTGGGAGTCAGGGCTCGTGCAGAGTCGTCGGACAGGCGGTCGACCTGTTCGGATGCTGGCGCAGGGAGGCTGCGATCCGGTGCTGACTTCGGGCCGTCGCGCTCAGCAGCTCCCGTCAGTAGGTCAGCGGGTCCGTGGTGATCCTGGTCGCGCGTCCCGACGGTGGAGGTACCAAGCCGCCCGGCGAGGTCCACGGATGGTGGTGATCGCGGCGGCCAGGGCGAGGTGGGCGTCCACGCAGGCGCGGCGACGTCAGGTGCGGCGGCGCAGTCCGCCGAAGTCATCCAGCCAGGAGCGGGTCCGCCCGATGACTCGTCGTCTCCCGACCTGGATCGGTGTGGGCTCGCCGCGGTGGGCGATCCGACCGAGGAGTCCGCGCTCGTCGAGGGCCTCGTGTGGACGGCCTCAGCGCATCCAGGGTCTCGGGCAGCAGGGCGTGATCGACGATGTTGGTCGGGGTCGAGACCGCGGCCGGCGCCATGCCGGCGCCCTCTACCGGCTGCAGGCTTTCCAGCCTGTGAGTGCCCGTCCAGCAGGGGGCTGAGTCCGGGCCGCGGCGCTGGCTCGCTGGTCAGGCGGTCGTTGCGGTCGGCCGCGCCGGGCCGGTGGCCTGGGCCAGCGCCCAGTCCAGCGCACGGTCGGCGACTGCCTCCCATCCGGGCGCCCCGCAGGTCCAGTGGTCCCGGCCCTCGAACTCGTGGTAGTCGGTGACCGCCGGGGAACGCTTGTAGTGCTTGGCGTTCGACCGGTTCACCGCCGGCGGCATGATGTGGTCCTCCCCGCCGGCGATGAAGAGCAGGGGTGCACGGTCGGCGGAGTAGTCGACCCAGGTGTCCTGGTGGCCGGGCTTGAGGTTGGCGAGGATCCCGTACTCCCACACCCAGTAGCCGGGGGCCGGGATGGCGTAGCGGTCCCGGACGGCCTCGGACTCCTCGGCGGTGAGGGTGTTGGTGAAGGCGTCGTGGAACTCCTCGGGGGTGAACTCCACCGCCTTCCGCCGGTTGGCCGGGTTCTTCAGCACGGGGAACAGCGCCTTGACCTGAGCCGGCGGGCTGACCCGGACGCCTTCGGTCGGGGCCGAGTCGATGGCCACACCGGCGGCACCGAGTCCGCGGGCGAGCAGCAGCTGGGTGAGGGTGCCGCCGAACGAGTGGCCGATGATGATCGGCGCACTGTCCAGGGTGCCGATCACGTCGGCCAGATGAGCGAGGGTCTCGCGGACCGTGAGGCTCGCGATCCTGTCGTGGTCCTCTCGGAGGGCCTCCACCTCGATCTCGAGACCGGGATAGGCGGGGGTGTGCACGGTGAAGCCCTTGCCCTCGAGGTAGGGCACCCAGTTCTCCCAGCTGCGGGGGGTGACCCAGAGGCCGTGGACGAGCACCACGTGGTTCGGGCGGGTTCCGGTCACGGCAGGTGTGTCCTCTCGTGCGGTCCGGGGTCGATGGAGGTGAGCAGGTCCGCCTGCAGCCGCCCACGGTCGCTGCAGGGGAGGACGAGGCCGCTGCCCCCGTGGACCGTGCTCCCTGCTGCGCGGTGTCGCGTCACGAGGTCGCGGTGCCTGCGGCCGCATCGCGCCCGTGGGACTCCCTGGTCGACGCCTGACCTCCGGCACGGGGGGAACCGCCCGGGTGCGGCGTCACCGCTGTGGCCGGCGCAGCGAGCGGAAGGCTGCGCGGAGCTCCTCGACGAAGAGCTGCGGTTGCTCCCATGCAGCGAAGTGGCCACCCCGGTCGACCTCGTTGTAGTAGACGAGCTCGGGGTAGGCGCGCTCCGCCCAGCTGCGCGGCGCCTGGTACTGCTCACCGGGGAAGACCGTGATGGCCACCGGGATGGTGACGCCCTTCGTGTTGAAGAACCCACCCCGGTACTCCCAGTAGAGGCGGGACGCGGAGACTCCCGTCTTGGTCAGCCAGTACAGCGTGGTGTTGTCCAGGACCTCGTCGCGCGTCAGTTCGCCCGAGGCGCTCGTGTCCCGGTCGAGCGCAGCCGTGACCGCGGCGGCCGGCTGTCCGTCGGCGTCGTTGTGGTCGAGGAGCCAGGCGGCCAGGCCGACCGGGGAGTCCGCGATGCCGTACAGGGTCTGCGGGCGCGCCGCCATCATGCGGGCGTACTCCACCTGCGTGAACGTCCTCGCCAGCTGGGCGTAGGCACGTCCCTCCTCCGCGGAGAGACCGGACGGCGCCGGTTCACCGAGCTGGAGTGCCCTGTCGACGTCGGCCGGAACGGTGGCGGGCATGTTGGTGTGGATGGCGAGCAGTCCCGGAGGCGCCTGCAGGCCCATCTGGTCGACGACGAACGCGCCCCAGTCGCCGCCCTGGGCGACGTAGCGGTCGTAACCGAGGCGGTGCATCAGCTCCGCCCAGGCTCGGCCCATCCGCTCGGGCCCCCATCCGGTGCTGGTCGGCTTCCCGGAGAACCCGTAGCCGGGCATGGAGGGGACGACCACGTGGAACGCGTCCGCGGCGCTGCCACCGTGCGCCGTGGGATCGGTCAGCCGGTCGATGATCTTGAGCTGCTCGATGATCGAGCCGGGCCAGCCGTGGTTGACGACGATCGGCAGCGCGTCCTCGTGCGGCGAGCGAGCGTGGATGAAGTGGATGTCCAGACCGTCCAGCTCGGTGATGAAGTGCGTCAGGGAGTTCAGCATCGTCTCGCAGCTGCGCCAGTCGTAGTCCGTCATCCAGTGGTGGGCGAGCTCCTGCACCATGGCGAGGGGCACGCCCTGGGACTGGTCCTCGACGGTCTCCTTCTCGGGCCAGTTCGTGGCCGCGATGCGTCGACGGAGGTCTTCCAGCGCCGCATCCGGGATGTCGACGTGGAACGGGCGGATCTCGACGGCGGCCTCGAGGGTGCCGGTCATGACGGACTCCGTTCTGTTCACGGGCGGCGGGGTGTGGCGTGTGGTGTCGGTCGGTCTAGGCGGAGCTGGTTCGGATCAGGCGAGGCCACGGGCCGCCGAGACCCGATCAGCTGTCCTCCACCGGTGCGGCCGCTGGTGCGGCGTCGGCGACGAGCCGACGGGCCGAGGCCTCGTCGGACGCGGCGACGAGCACGCGGACCCCGCCCTGCAGTTGCAGCTGCGGCTCCTGGCCTCCGGCGTCGTCCGTCACCACGGCCGCTCGCAGGCCGTGGCTGCGGAGCAGCCCGACGATCAGGTCCGCCTCGCCACGACTCCCCGCGACGGCCAGGAGCACCGGCGCACCGTCCACGAATCCACCTCCCCTCACGGGCGGCACGACCGTCGCACTGACGAACGCGTGCTCGCGCCCGGGGAAACCACTGGCCCTCCTCCCGGGGGCTGCGGCCCGTCGGCCCGCGCCCACGGCCCACGTCCTCGTGCACCACCTGCCGTGGCCACCGGCCGTCGCGGCTGACCCCGACCCGTGGCGTTCCGGTCCGTCACCGCCGCAGGTCGGCCACCTCCTCGAGCCGGCCCAGGTCCTGACGACCGGGCGAGTCGCCGCCGGCTTCGACATCCGCCCGCCCGGGCAGCGGATCGGCCGGAGCATCACCCGGCCCGTACCGGCGCACAGTCGGTCTGCTGGGCGGTCCGCAGTGATCGGGCCCGCTGCGCCGAGGACGGCGCCGTCACCCTCACAGCGGGAGTTGCACGGATGAGACTGAGCACCGATGAGCTCCATCCACGGCCGGTGTGATCGGCGGGCGAGGAGGCTGGGTCACGAGGCGGACACCGCTCGGCGACTGGCCCCGGGCGCGGGGGACAGTCCGCACGGAGTCCGCAAACCGGTCAGGACCGGTCAACTGCAGCCGACGGTGCCCAGCTGTGAATGCGCTGGTCAGGGCGGTCAAGCTCACCTACTCGATGATCACCTCGCTCGACGGCTACGCCGAGGCGGCCGAGGGCGACCTCGGCGCGGGGGCCGAGGTCCCGGAGGTGCACGCCTTCATCGGCGACGTCTTCCGCTCCGTCGGCACGTACCTCTACGGCCGGCGCACGTACGAGACGATGGTCTTCTGGGAGACGGCGCACACCGACCCCGCCGCGCCGCCGCACGTCCTGCAGTACGCGCACGACTGGCAGGCCGCCGAGAAGATCGTCCACTCCACGACGCTGGAGTCGGTGTCGAGCGAGAGGACCCGGATCGAGCGGACCTTCGACCCGGACGCGGTCCGCCGGCTCAAGGCCGAGGCGGGGTCCGATCTCACCGTCGACGGCCCGGACCTCGCCGCCCAGGCGATCGCGGCCGGCCTGGTGGACGAGTACCACCTCTTCGTCACGACGAGCGTGGTCGGCGGCGGCCAGCGGTTCTTCCCCGACGGCGTGCGCCTCGATCTCGAGCTGGTCGAGGAGCGCGCCTTCGACAGCGGACTGGTCCACACGCGCTACCGGACCCGCTG
This region of Geodermatophilus bullaregiensis genomic DNA includes:
- a CDS encoding alpha/beta hydrolase, coding for MTGTRPNHVVLVHGLWVTPRSWENWVPYLEGKGFTVHTPAYPGLEIEVEALREDHDRIASLTVRETLAHLADVIGTLDSAPIIIGHSFGGTLTQLLLARGLGAAGVAIDSAPTEGVRVSPPAQVKALFPVLKNPANRRKAVEFTPEEFHDAFTNTLTAEESEAVRDRYAIPAPGYWVWEYGILANLKPGHQDTWVDYSADRAPLLFIAGGEDHIMPPAVNRSNAKHYKRSPAVTDYHEFEGRDHWTCGAPGWEAVADRALDWALAQATGPARPTATTA
- a CDS encoding dihydrofolate reductase family protein, translated to MNALVRAVKLTYSMITSLDGYAEAAEGDLGAGAEVPEVHAFIGDVFRSVGTYLYGRRTYETMVFWETAHTDPAAPPHVLQYAHDWQAAEKIVHSTTLESVSSERTRIERTFDPDAVRRLKAEAGSDLTVDGPDLAAQAIAAGLVDEYHLFVTTSVVGGGQRFFPDGVRLDLELVEERAFDSGLVHTRYRTR
- a CDS encoding epoxide hydrolase family protein, which gives rise to MTGTLEAAVEIRPFHVDIPDAALEDLRRRIAATNWPEKETVEDQSQGVPLAMVQELAHHWMTDYDWRSCETMLNSLTHFITELDGLDIHFIHARSPHEDALPIVVNHGWPGSIIEQLKIIDRLTDPTAHGGSAADAFHVVVPSMPGYGFSGKPTSTGWGPERMGRAWAELMHRLGYDRYVAQGGDWGAFVVDQMGLQAPPGLLAIHTNMPATVPADVDRALQLGEPAPSGLSAEEGRAYAQLARTFTQVEYARMMAARPQTLYGIADSPVGLAAWLLDHNDADGQPAAAVTAALDRDTSASGELTRDEVLDNTTLYWLTKTGVSASRLYWEYRGGFFNTKGVTIPVAITVFPGEQYQAPRSWAERAYPELVYYNEVDRGGHFAAWEQPQLFVEELRAAFRSLRRPQR